The proteins below come from a single Saccharopolyspora sp. SCSIO 74807 genomic window:
- a CDS encoding phage holin family protein, translating to MAVLLHILITAVAVWVTTALPGIQLGDASTDTGTKIVTLLVVAVVFGIVNAVLKPIAKTFGCLLYLVTLGLFGLVVNALLFWLTGYVAGELRLPFYVDGFWAAFWGALIVTLVSSALHGVVRRVRIDAARNREREYYQRRDYY from the coding sequence GTGGCGGTACTGCTGCACATCCTGATCACCGCGGTGGCGGTGTGGGTCACCACCGCACTGCCCGGAATCCAGCTCGGCGACGCGAGCACCGACACCGGGACCAAGATCGTCACGCTGCTGGTCGTCGCGGTGGTGTTCGGCATCGTCAACGCGGTGCTCAAACCGATCGCGAAGACCTTCGGCTGCCTGCTCTACCTGGTCACGCTCGGTTTGTTCGGGCTGGTGGTCAACGCGCTGCTGTTCTGGCTGACCGGCTACGTGGCCGGTGAGCTGCGATTGCCGTTCTACGTCGACGGTTTCTGGGCTGCGTTCTGGGGCGCGCTGATCGTCACGCTGGTCAGCAGTGCACTGCACGGCGTCGTGCGCCGGGTGCGCATCGACGCGGCGCGCAACCGCGAGCGCGAGTACTACCAGCGCCGCGACTACTACTGA
- the lhgO gene encoding L-2-hydroxyglutarate oxidase translates to MAETNDVTIIGGGIVGLATAYSLARDGRRITVLEKESAVGAHQTGHNSGVLHSGLYYPPGSAKARFARAGAEAMYRFCAEHGVPARRTGKVVVASTAEQLPQLAELARRGTANGVRLSEMDSAELAEREPHVRGLRALLVPDAGSTDFGAVCRALAEELAGRGIEVRERTELRSVRRDGRGLVLTTTAGEFRSRVAVNCAGLHSDTVAELAGTQPSARILPFRGEYFETTPERRDLVNALVYPVPDPAFPFLGVHFTRMVDGGLHVGPNAVPALAREGYDWRTWSTAHLRRLLTDPGLRVLAKKYWRTGAGEIARSACKPLFVRAAQQLLPELRGRDLARAEAGVRAQAVQPDGTLVDDFRIDEDEHWVHVLNAPSPAATASLLIGEDIAARVGAKLPG, encoded by the coding sequence ATGGCCGAGACCAACGACGTGACGATCATCGGCGGCGGCATCGTGGGACTGGCCACGGCCTACTCGCTGGCGCGCGACGGGCGGCGCATCACCGTGCTGGAGAAGGAGTCCGCGGTGGGCGCGCACCAGACCGGGCACAACTCCGGCGTGCTCCACAGTGGACTGTACTACCCGCCGGGCAGCGCGAAGGCCCGCTTCGCCCGCGCGGGGGCCGAAGCGATGTACCGGTTCTGCGCCGAGCACGGCGTGCCTGCGCGGCGGACCGGCAAGGTCGTCGTGGCCAGCACCGCGGAGCAACTCCCGCAACTGGCGGAACTGGCCCGCCGCGGCACCGCCAACGGCGTACGACTGTCCGAAATGGACAGTGCGGAGCTGGCGGAGCGGGAGCCGCACGTGCGCGGGCTGCGGGCGCTGCTGGTGCCGGACGCCGGGAGCACCGACTTCGGTGCGGTGTGCCGCGCGCTCGCCGAAGAACTCGCCGGTCGCGGCATCGAAGTCCGCGAGCGCACCGAGCTGCGGTCGGTCCGCCGCGACGGGCGCGGCCTGGTGCTGACCACGACCGCGGGCGAGTTCCGCTCGCGGGTCGCGGTGAACTGCGCGGGCCTGCACAGCGACACCGTCGCCGAACTGGCGGGCACGCAGCCGTCAGCGCGCATTCTGCCGTTCCGCGGCGAGTACTTCGAGACGACTCCGGAACGCCGCGACCTGGTGAACGCACTGGTGTATCCGGTGCCGGATCCGGCATTCCCGTTCCTCGGCGTGCACTTCACGCGCATGGTCGACGGTGGCCTGCACGTCGGGCCGAACGCAGTGCCCGCACTGGCTCGCGAAGGCTACGACTGGCGCACTTGGTCGACGGCGCACCTGCGCCGGTTGCTGACCGACCCCGGTCTGCGGGTGCTGGCGAAGAAGTACTGGCGCACCGGCGCCGGGGAGATCGCCCGCTCGGCCTGCAAACCGCTGTTCGTGCGTGCCGCGCAGCAGCTCCTGCCGGAGTTGCGCGGCCGCGACCTGGCGCGCGCCGAAGCCGGAGTGCGGGCGCAGGCGGTGCAGCCGGACGGCACGCTCGTGGACGATTTCCGCATCGACGAGGACGAGCACTGGGTACACGTGCTCAACGCGCCCTCCCCGGCGGCGACGGCCTCGCTGCTGATCGGCGAGGACATCGCCGCCAGGGTCGGGGCGAAACTGCCCGGCTGA
- a CDS encoding exopolyphosphatase, whose amino-acid sequence MKLGLLDIGSTAARLELVDLDRARLPRASWSHKAKTRLADHTRPDGHVTEAGAEQAVRAVEECVRAAESRLTGPLVAFGTAAVRDAANGAELRERLGRAAGCRIGALSPQAEAALCFHAARRWHGRERSLLTTFDIGGGTAEVATGAGQYPDEVISLPLGAAKLTREHLPGDPPSPKVVEALHRTVDDIAAPALARFADADLGQSVGQSKVLRQLAVLAASSDDKLVRHPDTLARANLRRWIPRLAALSQQERSKLPGVSRSRARRILAGAVAADALLRAAGVDELDLCPWGLREGLVFRFVEACEQAEQRARTDAIEALMAEMFA is encoded by the coding sequence ATGAAGCTCGGACTGCTCGACATCGGCTCCACCGCCGCGCGCCTGGAACTGGTCGACCTCGACCGCGCCCGGCTGCCCCGAGCCTCGTGGAGCCACAAGGCCAAGACCCGGCTCGCCGACCACACCCGCCCGGACGGGCACGTGACCGAGGCCGGCGCCGAACAAGCCGTGCGCGCCGTCGAAGAGTGCGTGCGCGCCGCGGAGTCCAGGCTCACCGGCCCGCTGGTCGCGTTCGGCACCGCCGCCGTGCGCGACGCCGCCAACGGCGCCGAGCTGCGCGAACGTCTCGGGCGCGCGGCGGGCTGCCGGATCGGCGCGCTGAGCCCGCAAGCCGAGGCCGCGCTGTGCTTCCACGCCGCCCGCCGCTGGCACGGCCGCGAGCGGTCCTTGCTGACCACCTTCGACATCGGCGGCGGCACCGCCGAGGTGGCCACCGGCGCCGGTCAGTACCCGGACGAGGTGATCTCGCTCCCGCTCGGTGCGGCCAAGCTGACCCGCGAGCACCTGCCCGGTGATCCTCCGTCGCCGAAGGTGGTCGAGGCGTTGCATCGCACCGTGGACGACATCGCCGCGCCCGCACTGGCCCGCTTCGCCGATGCTGATCTCGGGCAGTCGGTGGGGCAGTCGAAGGTGCTGCGCCAGCTGGCGGTGCTCGCCGCGAGCTCGGACGACAAGCTGGTCCGCCACCCGGACACGCTGGCTCGGGCGAACCTGCGGCGCTGGATCCCGCGGCTGGCTGCACTCTCGCAGCAGGAGCGGAGCAAGCTGCCCGGTGTTTCGCGCAGCCGCGCCCGGCGCATTCTGGCGGGTGCGGTGGCCGCGGACGCGCTACTGCGCGCGGCCGGTGTCGACGAGCTGGACCTGTGCCCGTGGGGGTTGCGGGAAGGTTTGGTGTTCCGCTTCGTGGAGGCCTGCGAGCAGGCGGAGCAGCGTGCCCGCACGGACGCGATCGAAGCCCTGATGGCGGAGATGTTCGCCTGA
- the pepE gene encoding dipeptidase PepE: MVQLLLLSSSHVPGRGFLDHALPAVTELMAGRERMLFVPYARRDFDTYARSAHSVLSAVGIKLDGLHRAADPVAAIRAAEVVFLGGGNTFRLLATLQRQDLMRELRRAALSGVPFLGAGAGATLACPSLRTSNDMAVLQPASFAALNLLPFQINPRYPDADPGGDSRDECIVDFLAHNDAPVLGLRPDSWLRVRGRCAELGGAQAAWLFTRHAPPQNLPAGTDLSFLLRAAPRYDVA, translated from the coding sequence GTGGTGCAGCTTCTCCTGCTGTCGAGTTCGCACGTGCCGGGCAGGGGGTTCCTGGACCACGCGCTGCCCGCGGTGACCGAGCTGATGGCCGGGCGGGAACGGATGTTGTTCGTGCCTTATGCCCGCCGGGACTTCGACACCTACGCGCGCAGCGCGCATTCGGTGCTCAGCGCGGTCGGCATCAAGCTCGACGGCCTGCACCGCGCGGCCGACCCGGTGGCCGCGATCCGCGCGGCGGAGGTCGTCTTCCTCGGCGGTGGCAACACGTTCCGGTTGCTGGCCACGCTGCAACGGCAGGACCTGATGCGGGAGCTGCGGCGCGCCGCGCTGTCCGGGGTACCTTTCCTCGGCGCCGGTGCGGGAGCGACCTTGGCCTGCCCGAGCCTGCGCACCAGCAACGACATGGCGGTGCTGCAGCCCGCGTCGTTCGCGGCGCTGAACCTGCTGCCCTTCCAGATCAATCCGCGGTATCCCGATGCCGACCCGGGTGGCGACTCCCGCGATGAGTGCATCGTGGATTTCCTGGCGCACAACGACGCTCCGGTGCTCGGCTTGCGACCGGACTCCTGGTTGCGGGTGCGCGGCCGGTGCGCCGAACTCGGCGGTGCACAAGCGGCGTGGTTGTTCACCCGCCACGCTCCGCCGCAGAACCTGCCCGCGGGCACCGACCTGTCCTTCCTGCTCCGCGCCGCCCCGCGCTACGACGTCGCCTGA
- a CDS encoding glycosyltransferase produces MARVLICVLPAQGHVGPTLPVAEALVRAGHAVQVLTGRRYIDAFAAVGADAARLPEEADFDEGHFPEREGLQGLRLARADLTGFVTRMGPQLMAIDGLLETRAIDVVLCDPLLMAGLPLTMWRRRPPVLVLGFVPLAVPMPGLAPPRTLVDRARNLAMTATTHALMRPVQAAAVREVRSLTGRAPEVMFMDWPLGSDGVLQLTCPGFEPPRELPVPVDFVGPLSASGAEQHSLPPWWPDLDGDNPIVLVTQGSVANDLDDLVRPTLNALADEEILVVVSTGGTDLPASEVPANARIAESLPYDELLPRCALMVTNGGYGGVNHALRHGVPLVCVGATEDKPAVVERVRWSGAGVGIMRPRVSTRAVGKAIRRVLREPRYQARAQALAEEISTCPGTGGVVDAVERAVERHRGAGGN; encoded by the coding sequence GTGGCGAGAGTTCTGATCTGCGTGTTGCCCGCGCAAGGACATGTCGGCCCGACCCTGCCGGTCGCGGAGGCGTTGGTCCGCGCTGGACATGCGGTGCAGGTGCTGACCGGGCGCCGCTACATCGATGCTTTCGCGGCGGTCGGAGCCGACGCCGCACGGCTACCTGAGGAAGCCGACTTCGACGAGGGCCATTTCCCGGAACGCGAGGGTTTGCAGGGTCTGCGTCTGGCGCGGGCAGATCTCACCGGGTTCGTCACCAGGATGGGACCGCAGCTAATGGCGATCGACGGGCTTTTGGAGACGCGCGCGATCGACGTCGTGCTTTGCGACCCACTACTGATGGCAGGGCTACCGCTGACGATGTGGCGCCGTCGTCCTCCGGTGCTGGTGCTGGGGTTCGTCCCGCTCGCGGTCCCGATGCCGGGGCTCGCGCCCCCGCGGACGCTCGTCGACCGGGCGCGGAATCTGGCGATGACGGCGACGACGCACGCCCTGATGCGACCGGTGCAGGCAGCGGCGGTGCGTGAAGTGCGATCGCTGACCGGCCGTGCGCCAGAGGTGATGTTCATGGATTGGCCGTTGGGCAGCGACGGCGTGCTCCAGCTGACATGCCCCGGCTTCGAGCCCCCGCGGGAGCTGCCCGTGCCGGTCGACTTCGTCGGCCCGCTGTCGGCCAGCGGCGCGGAACAGCATTCACTACCTCCGTGGTGGCCCGACTTGGACGGCGACAATCCGATCGTGCTGGTGACTCAGGGATCGGTCGCCAACGACCTCGATGACCTCGTGCGCCCGACGTTGAACGCCTTGGCCGACGAGGAGATCCTGGTCGTCGTCTCAACCGGAGGCACCGACCTGCCCGCGAGCGAGGTGCCCGCCAACGCTCGAATCGCGGAGTCACTCCCTTACGACGAGCTGCTTCCTCGGTGTGCGCTGATGGTGACCAACGGCGGGTACGGCGGTGTGAACCACGCACTACGCCACGGGGTGCCCTTGGTCTGCGTCGGAGCGACCGAGGACAAGCCCGCAGTCGTCGAGCGGGTCCGCTGGTCAGGGGCCGGCGTCGGCATCATGCGGCCACGCGTGTCCACGCGCGCCGTGGGCAAGGCCATCCGGCGCGTGCTGCGAGAGCCGCGGTATCAGGCGCGGGCACAGGCCCTTGCAGAAGAAATCAGTACGTGTCCGGGAACCGGCGGCGTTGTCGACGCGGTCGAGCGGGCGGTCGAACGGCACCGAGGTGCAGGCGGCAACTAA
- a CDS encoding SsgA family sporulation/cell division regulator gives MRNDHVTLRSTAVFDLLAPQTPAVPVQVELRYDTRDPYAVVAAFRTGRAGWVEWVFARDLLADGLIAHAGEGDVSIRPAVDDPEVVTIELSSPSGHAVFEASAQELADFLDRTYDVVVPGNENLWVNVDDALTRLLPHDLS, from the coding sequence ATGCGAAACGATCACGTGACTCTCCGTTCGACAGCGGTGTTCGACCTGCTGGCGCCGCAGACGCCTGCCGTGCCGGTGCAGGTGGAGCTGCGTTACGACACCCGCGATCCGTACGCCGTGGTCGCCGCGTTCCGCACCGGCCGTGCCGGGTGGGTCGAGTGGGTCTTCGCCCGCGATCTGCTGGCCGACGGGCTGATCGCGCACGCAGGCGAGGGCGACGTGAGTATCCGCCCTGCGGTGGACGACCCCGAGGTCGTCACGATCGAGCTCAGCTCCCCGTCGGGGCACGCCGTGTTCGAGGCTTCCGCGCAGGAGCTGGCGGACTTCCTGGACCGCACCTACGACGTCGTCGTGCCGGGCAACGAGAACCTCTGGGTCAACGTCGACGACGCCTTGACCCGGCTGCTCCCGCACGACCTGTCCTGA
- a CDS encoding LLM class F420-dependent oxidoreductase: protein MRIGMPLNYSGGFKETVDELATYEKAGLDIVYVAEAYSFDAVSQMGFIAARTERLEIASGILQIYTRTPTATAMTAAGMDFVSDGRFTLGIGASGPQVIEGFHGVPYQAPLGRTRELVDICRQVWRRERVQHDGKHFQIPLPEGQGTGLGKPLKLINHPVRENIPIMIAAIGPKNVAMVAEIAEAWEPIFYVPEKAADVWGESLAAGKAKRDPQLGELDVVAQAPLAIGEDVASLADSIRPMLALYIGGMGAKGKNFYNDLARRYGYEAEAAEIQDLYLDGKKDEAAAKVPDELISQTTLIGSEGHVRERLAAYKQAGVSTLNVTPLAGTFEERTKLIEKVRELSDEV from the coding sequence ATGCGCATCGGGATGCCGCTGAACTACAGCGGGGGCTTCAAGGAAACCGTCGACGAACTGGCCACCTACGAGAAGGCGGGCCTGGACATCGTCTACGTCGCGGAAGCGTATTCGTTCGACGCGGTCAGCCAGATGGGCTTCATCGCCGCGCGCACCGAACGCCTCGAGATCGCCTCCGGCATCCTGCAGATCTACACCCGCACGCCCACGGCCACCGCGATGACCGCGGCCGGGATGGACTTCGTCTCGGACGGCAGGTTCACCCTCGGCATCGGCGCCTCCGGCCCGCAGGTGATCGAGGGCTTCCACGGCGTGCCGTACCAGGCGCCGCTCGGCCGCACCCGCGAACTGGTCGACATCTGCCGCCAGGTGTGGCGCCGCGAGCGCGTGCAGCACGACGGCAAGCACTTCCAGATCCCGCTGCCCGAGGGGCAGGGCACCGGCCTGGGCAAACCGCTGAAGCTGATCAACCACCCGGTGCGGGAGAACATCCCGATCATGATCGCCGCGATCGGGCCGAAGAACGTGGCGATGGTCGCCGAGATCGCCGAAGCGTGGGAACCGATCTTCTACGTCCCGGAGAAGGCCGCCGACGTGTGGGGCGAGTCGCTGGCGGCGGGCAAGGCCAAGCGCGATCCGCAGCTCGGCGAGCTGGACGTGGTCGCGCAGGCGCCGCTGGCCATCGGCGAGGACGTGGCCTCGCTGGCGGACTCGATCCGCCCGATGCTGGCGCTCTACATCGGCGGGATGGGCGCCAAGGGCAAGAACTTCTACAACGACCTGGCGCGGCGCTACGGCTACGAGGCCGAAGCCGCCGAGATCCAGGACCTGTACTTGGACGGCAAGAAGGACGAGGCCGCGGCGAAGGTGCCGGACGAGCTGATCTCGCAGACGACGCTGATCGGCTCCGAAGGGCACGTGCGCGAACGCCTCGCCGCCTACAAGCAGGCAGGGGTCTCCACGCTGAACGTGACCCCGCTGGCCGGGACGTTCGAGGAGCGCACCAAGCTGATCGAGAAGGTCCGCGAACTCTCCGACGAGGTGTGA
- a CDS encoding helix-turn-helix domain-containing protein, protein MNPHDPLADAATPDADTIPAATELASAARELAGAVRALAEHAPHDPDALLTAEQLGDLLRLSPRTLKEQAAAGLIPHRRFGKHYRFSREDAAEIVRLARKTPASQGQGKGNGFRAA, encoded by the coding sequence ATGAACCCGCACGATCCGCTCGCCGATGCCGCTACTCCGGACGCCGACACGATCCCGGCAGCGACGGAACTCGCCTCGGCGGCTCGTGAACTAGCTGGCGCCGTCCGCGCACTTGCCGAACATGCGCCGCATGACCCCGATGCATTGCTCACCGCGGAACAGCTCGGAGACCTCCTGCGGCTATCGCCACGCACGTTGAAGGAGCAGGCAGCAGCAGGGCTCATCCCGCACCGCAGGTTCGGGAAGCACTACCGGTTCAGCCGCGAGGACGCCGCAGAAATCGTACGGCTCGCCAGGAAAACGCCCGCGTCTCAGGGGCAGGGGAAAGGGAACGGGTTTCGGGCGGCCTGA
- a CDS encoding TIGR02611 family protein, translating to MNSGDDEPPKPRRLHGLRTKLHARRERIRANPTLNLTYRIALGAIGTLVLVTGILLIPYPGPGWLVVFAGLGILATEFHWAHRVNVFTKRQYQRWVRWLGRQHWCTKLAVAAVTGAIVLVTLWLLGTFSLVGSWFGVRWSWSASPLFGP from the coding sequence ATGAACTCCGGCGACGACGAACCGCCGAAGCCCCGGCGGCTGCACGGGTTGCGCACCAAGCTGCACGCCCGGCGCGAACGCATCCGGGCGAACCCGACGCTCAACCTGACCTACCGCATCGCACTCGGCGCGATCGGAACACTCGTGCTGGTCACCGGGATCCTGCTGATCCCGTACCCAGGCCCCGGCTGGCTCGTCGTGTTCGCCGGGCTCGGCATCCTCGCCACGGAATTCCACTGGGCGCACCGGGTCAACGTGTTCACCAAGCGCCAGTACCAACGCTGGGTCCGCTGGCTCGGCAGGCAGCACTGGTGCACGAAGCTCGCCGTCGCCGCCGTCACCGGCGCCATCGTGCTGGTGACGCTGTGGCTGCTCGGGACGTTCTCGCTGGTCGGTAGCTGGTTCGGAGTGCGGTGGTCCTGGTCGGCCTCCCCCCTGTTCGGACCATGA
- a CDS encoding site-specific DNA-methyltransferase, whose product MNSLYYRDETIELHLGDALQVMASLPSSSVDCVVTSPPHWGLRDYGTAVWIGGNPDCRHTLGTTPHQRRTTKKRVSSWLHSSVNKNCRKCGALAHDRQYGLEPTIDDYIDRLREVSAETWRLLTPRGTYWLNVRDSFSYHNSGTGNTRRITADAGSAVVRHKSLMGIPWRTALTLQQDGWIIRNAMVWHKPNAIPDPASDRFSSRYEMVFLLVKQPDYYFNAAHALEPLTPNRPEHRKNHRGGNKPHTIRSPWKPRGTGKNIGDIWSISTRPLPEAHCAPFPVDLPQRCIAVGCPEDGGVLDPFSGAGTTGLAARRLGRSFQGIDLRADYHDIFLRRLQQQNGRTELNDETNPGASVA is encoded by the coding sequence ATGAACAGTCTCTACTATCGCGACGAGACCATCGAATTGCATCTCGGTGACGCGCTTCAGGTCATGGCATCACTTCCCAGCTCTTCGGTGGATTGTGTCGTCACCTCGCCACCCCACTGGGGATTGCGCGATTACGGAACCGCAGTTTGGATCGGCGGAAACCCGGATTGCCGACACACCTTGGGGACCACACCCCATCAACGCCGGACTACCAAGAAACGGGTATCGTCGTGGCTTCATTCGAGCGTGAACAAGAACTGCAGGAAGTGCGGTGCTCTTGCGCACGATCGACAATATGGTCTGGAACCAACCATCGATGACTACATTGATCGACTGCGAGAGGTGAGCGCGGAAACCTGGCGCCTTCTCACACCACGAGGAACCTACTGGCTCAATGTCCGGGACAGTTTCAGCTACCACAACAGCGGCACAGGAAACACGCGCCGAATCACGGCCGACGCGGGATCCGCGGTGGTGCGTCACAAGAGCCTGATGGGCATTCCGTGGCGGACTGCTCTGACTTTGCAACAAGATGGGTGGATCATTCGCAACGCGATGGTCTGGCACAAGCCCAACGCCATACCGGACCCGGCATCAGATCGCTTCTCCTCACGCTACGAGATGGTTTTCCTCTTGGTAAAGCAGCCGGACTATTACTTCAACGCAGCCCACGCGCTCGAACCGTTGACACCGAACCGTCCAGAGCATCGGAAGAACCATCGCGGAGGCAACAAGCCGCACACAATCCGATCGCCCTGGAAACCACGAGGGACCGGGAAGAACATCGGAGACATCTGGTCGATATCCACGCGACCACTACCGGAGGCGCATTGCGCCCCATTTCCGGTCGACCTTCCACAGCGTTGTATTGCGGTCGGCTGCCCTGAAGATGGCGGTGTCCTGGACCCCTTCTCGGGAGCAGGAACTACCGGCCTCGCCGCCCGACGGCTGGGCCGGTCCTTCCAGGGAATCGATCTGCGGGCCGATTACCACGACATCTTCCTGCGGCGACTCCAGCAACAGAACGGACGCACCGAGCTAAACGACGAAACGAATCCGGGAGCCAGCGTTGCTTGA
- a CDS encoding tyrosine-type recombinase/integrase — MAYGQQDDSGGWRARFKRPDGTWGSKSGFPSERAAKNWGNEQEALIRRHMWIDPRDGETPFGTFAREFLDALAPRLEPSTLAKYKSHLDSQLLPQWSAWPLIGIFNNYVEIEKWVSELHDDYADSTVASVFATFSTMLNAAVRARCMPANPCSGIRVTSGAYESDRLVANPVQALRAAMRLHTTAGLSGVVLCLMDLYTGARWSELVGQQRHEYDRENRAICIQEPLKEIGGNLFKGGRRVGPGGALEGIIPASASQRPKRRGKAAKRGRTKSPAGTRWVPLPPGIATAYETLMHSHDSPWVFCTPDRAPLRRSNFRQRCWRPAWDGVRPDEPRHSRHAPAILSDFSFHEGRHSHNTWLTEDGVPEVARRARLGQKMKGIARVYDHVTPAMTEDLLQSLETRWVKSVASLSVTERAQLLLWIPRLRASLATDEDLIAISSPFAS; from the coding sequence ATGGCCTACGGCCAACAAGACGACAGCGGAGGATGGCGCGCCCGGTTCAAGCGCCCTGACGGGACCTGGGGCAGCAAGTCCGGGTTCCCCTCCGAGAGAGCAGCCAAGAACTGGGGCAACGAGCAGGAAGCACTGATTCGCCGGCACATGTGGATCGACCCTCGCGATGGCGAGACGCCGTTCGGCACGTTCGCACGCGAGTTTCTCGATGCCTTGGCACCACGGCTGGAACCCAGCACTCTCGCCAAGTACAAGTCCCACCTGGATTCGCAGCTGCTACCGCAGTGGTCCGCGTGGCCACTGATCGGGATCTTCAACAACTACGTGGAGATCGAGAAGTGGGTGTCGGAGCTCCACGATGACTACGCAGATTCGACCGTGGCGTCCGTTTTCGCGACGTTTTCCACGATGTTGAACGCAGCCGTCAGAGCTCGTTGCATGCCTGCCAACCCGTGCTCAGGGATCCGAGTCACCTCCGGTGCCTATGAGTCAGATCGGCTGGTCGCGAACCCAGTCCAAGCTCTCCGCGCCGCTATGCGCCTGCACACCACCGCTGGGCTGTCGGGGGTCGTCCTTTGCCTCATGGACCTCTACACCGGGGCACGCTGGAGCGAGCTGGTCGGCCAGCAACGACATGAGTACGACCGAGAAAACCGAGCGATCTGCATCCAGGAACCGCTCAAGGAGATCGGTGGGAACCTGTTCAAGGGGGGCCGCCGAGTCGGGCCAGGAGGTGCGCTCGAAGGCATCATCCCAGCATCGGCTTCACAACGTCCGAAGCGACGGGGAAAAGCGGCCAAGAGGGGGCGAACGAAGAGCCCAGCCGGGACCCGGTGGGTACCGCTGCCGCCTGGCATTGCCACGGCGTACGAGACGCTGATGCACTCGCACGACAGCCCTTGGGTGTTCTGCACCCCGGACCGAGCACCACTTCGCCGGTCGAACTTCCGGCAACGCTGTTGGCGTCCCGCCTGGGACGGGGTGCGGCCAGACGAGCCCCGACACAGTAGGCACGCCCCGGCGATCTTGTCCGATTTCAGCTTCCACGAAGGCCGACACAGCCACAACACGTGGTTGACCGAGGACGGGGTGCCCGAGGTCGCTCGCCGAGCCCGGCTTGGGCAGAAGATGAAGGGCATTGCCCGGGTCTACGACCACGTCACTCCGGCGATGACTGAAGACCTACTTCAGTCGTTGGAAACGCGTTGGGTGAAATCCGTCGCCTCGCTGTCGGTCACGGAACGCGCGCAACTCCTGCTGTGGATCCCGCGGCTTCGAGCCAGCCTAGCCACCGATGAAGACCTAATCGCCATTTCATCGCCATTCGCAAGCTAA
- a CDS encoding D-2-hydroxyacid dehydrogenase family protein, protein MRIAVLDDYQNVARDYADWDSLPAEVAFFHETSTDHDELVRRLEPFDVIAAMRERTPFPRALLEALPNLKLLVTTGMKNASIDMAAAAELGVTVSGTRGGSWQATAELTWGLILAVTRDIPAHDRSVREGGWQRGVGVELAGRTLGVLGLGRLGSQVATVGLALGMEVIAWSENLTEQAAAEVGALRVDKDRLFRDSDVLTIHTVLSKRTRGLVGADELALMRPTAYLVNTSRGPIVDEPALRETLREGRIAGAGVDVFGREPLPADDPWREVPNAVLTPHIGYVTTGTYEAFYAETVEDVRAYLDGSPIRVLNG, encoded by the coding sequence ATGCGGATCGCGGTGCTCGACGACTACCAGAACGTCGCAAGGGACTACGCCGACTGGGACTCGCTGCCCGCCGAAGTCGCGTTCTTCCACGAGACCAGCACCGATCACGACGAGTTGGTGCGCCGCCTCGAACCGTTCGACGTGATCGCCGCGATGCGCGAGCGCACGCCGTTCCCGCGCGCCCTGCTCGAAGCGTTGCCGAACCTGAAGCTGCTGGTCACCACCGGCATGAAGAACGCGTCGATCGACATGGCGGCGGCAGCCGAACTCGGCGTCACCGTCTCCGGCACCCGCGGTGGCTCGTGGCAGGCGACCGCGGAGCTGACCTGGGGGCTGATCCTGGCCGTCACCCGCGACATCCCGGCGCACGACCGCTCGGTGCGCGAAGGCGGCTGGCAGCGCGGCGTCGGCGTGGAACTGGCCGGGCGGACGTTGGGCGTGCTCGGGCTGGGCCGGCTCGGCAGCCAGGTCGCGACGGTCGGCCTGGCGCTCGGGATGGAAGTGATCGCCTGGAGCGAGAACCTCACCGAGCAAGCCGCCGCCGAGGTGGGCGCGCTGCGGGTGGACAAGGACCGGTTGTTCCGCGACTCCGACGTGCTGACCATCCACACCGTGCTGAGCAAGCGCACCCGCGGCCTGGTCGGCGCGGACGAGCTGGCGCTGATGCGCCCGACCGCCTACCTGGTCAACACCTCGCGCGGCCCGATCGTGGACGAACCCGCGCTGCGCGAAACCCTCCGCGAAGGCCGGATCGCCGGCGCGGGCGTGGACGTGTTCGGCCGCGAACCGCTGCCCGCCGACGACCCGTGGCGCGAGGTGCCGAACGCCGTGCTCACCCCGCACATCGGCTACGTCACCACGGGTACCTACGAGGCCTTCTACGCCGAGACGGTGGAGGACGTCCGGGCCTACCTGGACGGCTCACCGATCCGCGTCCTCAACGGCTGA